The Streptomyces sp. NBC_00224 genome has a window encoding:
- the pdxT gene encoding pyridoxal 5'-phosphate synthase glutaminase subunit PdxT has translation MTHTPVIGVLALQGDVREHLIALAAADAVARPVRRPEELAEVDGLVIPGGESTTISKLAVLFAMMEPLRARVADGMPVYGTCAGLIMLADKILDPRSGQETIGGIDMIVRRNAFGRQNESFEATVEISGVGPVDGVFIRAPWVESVGAQTEVLAEHGGHIVAVRQGNALATSFHPELTGDHRMHALFVDMVRDAR, from the coding sequence ATGACGCACACCCCCGTGATCGGTGTCCTGGCCCTCCAGGGCGACGTACGGGAGCACCTGATCGCCCTGGCCGCGGCGGACGCCGTGGCCAGGCCGGTCCGGCGCCCCGAGGAGCTCGCCGAGGTGGACGGCCTGGTCATACCCGGCGGCGAGTCCACCACCATCTCCAAGCTCGCGGTCCTCTTCGCAATGATGGAGCCGCTCCGCGCGCGCGTGGCCGACGGCATGCCCGTCTACGGCACCTGCGCCGGCCTGATCATGCTCGCCGACAAGATCCTCGACCCGCGCTCGGGCCAGGAGACGATCGGCGGCATCGACATGATCGTGCGCCGCAACGCCTTCGGACGGCAGAACGAGTCGTTCGAGGCCACCGTGGAGATCTCCGGAGTCGGCCCCGTCGACGGCGTCTTCATCCGGGCGCCCTGGGTGGAGTCGGTCGGCGCGCAGACCGAGGTCCTCGCGGAGCACGGCGGCCACATCGTGGCGGTGCGCCAGGGCAACGCCCTCGCGACCTCGTTCCACCCCGAGCTGACCGGCGATCACCGGATGCACGCCCTCTTCGTGGACATGGTGCGCGACGCCCGGTGA
- the ruvA gene encoding Holliday junction branch migration protein RuvA, with amino-acid sequence MIAFVSGPVAALAPDTAVVEVGGVGMALQCTPNTLAGLRIGQQAKLATSLVVREDSLTLYGFADDDEKQVFELLQTANGVGPRLAQAVLSVHTPDALRRAFASGDEKALTAVPGIGKKGAQKLLIELKDRLGAPVGSAPAVGAPVTAGWRDQLHAALIGLGYATREADEAVAAVAPQAEAAGNPNIGALLKAALQTLNRAR; translated from the coding sequence ATGATCGCCTTCGTCAGCGGCCCGGTCGCCGCCCTCGCCCCCGACACCGCGGTGGTCGAGGTCGGCGGCGTCGGCATGGCCCTCCAGTGCACTCCGAACACGCTTGCCGGTCTCCGTATCGGCCAACAGGCCAAGCTGGCCACGTCGTTGGTCGTACGGGAGGACTCGCTGACGCTGTACGGCTTCGCGGACGACGACGAGAAGCAGGTCTTCGAACTGCTCCAGACCGCCAACGGGGTGGGCCCCCGGCTCGCCCAGGCGGTCCTCTCGGTGCACACGCCGGACGCGCTGCGCCGGGCCTTCGCCTCCGGCGACGAGAAGGCGCTGACCGCCGTCCCCGGCATCGGCAAGAAGGGCGCCCAGAAGCTCCTCATCGAGCTGAAGGACCGGCTCGGCGCGCCCGTCGGCAGCGCCCCGGCGGTCGGCGCCCCGGTCACCGCGGGCTGGCGCGACCAGCTGCACGCCGCCCTGATCGGCCTCGGCTATGCGACCCGGGAGGCCGACGAGGCGGTCGCCGCCGTCGCCCCGCAGGCCGAGGCCGCCGGGAACCCGAACATCGGAGCGCTCCTGAAGGCCGCGCTGCAGACCCTCAACCGCGCCCGCTGA
- a CDS encoding YebC/PmpR family DNA-binding transcriptional regulator has protein sequence MSGHSKWATTKHKKAVIDAKRGKLFAKLIKNIEVAARTGGADIDGNPTLFDAVQKAKKQSVPNKNIDSALKRGAGLEAGGADYETIMYEGYGPNGVAVLIECLTDNRNRAASDVRVAMTRNGGNMADPGSVSYLFNRKGVIVLPKGELSEDDVLDAVLEAGAEEVNDLGDSFEIISEATDLVAVRTALQDASIDYDSADSNFVPTMQVELDEEGARKIFKLIDALEDSDDVQNVFANFDVSDEVMEKVDA, from the coding sequence ATGTCCGGCCACTCTAAATGGGCTACGACGAAGCACAAGAAGGCCGTGATCGACGCCAAGCGCGGCAAACTCTTCGCGAAGCTGATCAAGAACATCGAGGTGGCGGCCCGCACCGGCGGCGCCGACATCGACGGCAACCCGACCCTCTTCGACGCCGTGCAGAAGGCGAAGAAGCAGTCGGTGCCCAACAAGAACATCGACTCCGCGCTCAAGCGCGGTGCCGGTCTTGAGGCGGGCGGCGCCGACTACGAGACGATCATGTACGAGGGCTACGGCCCCAACGGTGTCGCGGTGCTCATCGAGTGCCTCACCGACAACCGCAACCGTGCCGCCTCGGACGTCCGCGTCGCCATGACCCGCAACGGCGGCAACATGGCCGACCCGGGCTCCGTCTCGTACCTCTTCAACCGCAAGGGCGTCATCGTCCTCCCCAAGGGCGAGCTCTCCGAGGACGACGTCCTCGACGCGGTCCTGGAGGCCGGCGCCGAAGAGGTCAACGACCTCGGTGACTCCTTCGAGATCATCTCCGAGGCCACCGACCTGGTCGCGGTCCGCACGGCCCTCCAGGACGCCAGCATCGACTACGACTCGGCCGACTCCAACTTCGTCCCGACCATGCAGGTCGAGCTGGACGAGGAGGGCGCGCGCAAGATCTTCAAGCTGATCGACGCGCTGGAGGACAGCGACGACGTGCAGAACGTCTTCGCCAACTTCGACGTCTCCGACGAGGTCATGGAGAAGGTCGACGCGTAG
- the ruvC gene encoding crossover junction endodeoxyribonuclease RuvC, with translation MRVLGVDPGLTRCGVGVVEGVAGRPLTMLGVGVVRTPADAELGHRLVAIEQGIERWLDEHRPEFVAVERVFSQHNVRTVMGTAQASAVAMLCASRRGIPVALHTPSEVKAAVTGSGRADKAQVGAMVTRLLRLDAPPKPADAADALALAICHIWRAPAVNRLQQAHEQARRAQLSVKKVTR, from the coding sequence GTGCGCGTACTCGGAGTGGACCCCGGACTGACGCGGTGTGGCGTGGGCGTCGTCGAGGGGGTCGCGGGCCGGCCGCTCACCATGCTGGGCGTCGGTGTCGTACGGACGCCCGCGGACGCCGAGTTGGGCCACCGCCTCGTCGCCATCGAGCAGGGCATCGAGCGGTGGCTCGACGAGCACCGGCCCGAATTCGTCGCCGTGGAGCGGGTGTTCAGCCAGCACAACGTGCGTACGGTGATGGGCACCGCCCAGGCCAGCGCCGTCGCCATGCTCTGCGCCTCCCGCCGCGGCATCCCGGTCGCCCTGCACACCCCCAGCGAGGTCAAGGCCGCCGTCACCGGCAGCGGCCGGGCCGACAAGGCCCAGGTCGGAGCGATGGTGACCCGGCTCCTTCGGCTCGACGCCCCGCCGAAACCGGCCGACGCGGCGGACGCGCTGGCCCTCGCCATCTGCCACATCTGGCGCGCCCCCGCCGTCAACCGGCTGCAACAGGCGCACGAGCAGGCCCGCCGTGCCCAACTCTCCGTAAAGAAGGTCACGCGATGA
- the yajC gene encoding preprotein translocase subunit YajC, with protein sequence MSLVTLLPFIVLIGAMFLMTRSAKRKQQQAASMRNEMQPGTGVRTIGGMYATVKEIGDDTVLLEVAPGVHAVYAKNSIGAVLSDEEYNRIVHGESAETSDLPAVPDDASALTESTEDAADAAEAAPADGKIDLGKKDEADDAAAPKDGKADGESDAK encoded by the coding sequence GTGAGTCTCGTGACCCTTCTCCCCTTCATCGTCCTCATCGGGGCCATGTTCCTCATGACCCGCTCGGCGAAGAGGAAGCAGCAGCAGGCCGCCTCCATGCGCAATGAGATGCAGCCCGGCACCGGCGTCCGCACCATCGGCGGCATGTACGCCACCGTGAAGGAGATCGGCGACGACACGGTCCTTCTGGAGGTGGCGCCGGGCGTCCACGCCGTATACGCGAAGAACTCGATCGGCGCGGTCCTCTCCGACGAGGAGTACAACCGCATCGTGCACGGCGAATCGGCCGAGACGTCCGACCTCCCGGCCGTGCCGGACGACGCCTCGGCGCTGACCGAGAGCACCGAGGACGCGGCCGACGCGGCCGAGGCCGCCCCGGCGGACGGCAAGATCGACCTGGGCAAGAAGGACGAGGCGGACGACGCCGCCGCGCCCAAGGACGGCAAGGCAGACGGCGAGTCGGACGCGAAGTAA
- the ruvB gene encoding Holliday junction branch migration DNA helicase RuvB, whose amino-acid sequence MNWDETGADATDPRLVDSVADGEDQAVEAALRPKDLDEFVGQEKVREQLDLVLRAARARGATADHVLLSGAPGLGKTTLSMIIAAEMGAPIRITSGPAIQHAGDLAAILSSLQEGEVLFLDEIHRMSRPAEEMLYMAMEDFRVDVIVGKGPGATAIPLELPPFTLVGATTRAGLLPPPLRDRFGFTGHMEFYEPAELERVIHRSARLLDVEIDPAGAAEIAGRSRGTPRIANRLLRRVRDYAQVKADGVITCEIAAAALRVYEVDSRGLDRLDRAVLQALLKLFGGGPVGLSTLAVAVGEERETVEEVAEPFLVREGLLARTPRGRVATPAAWAHLGLVPPQQGPGGVSGSGQQGLFGP is encoded by the coding sequence ATGAACTGGGACGAGACCGGAGCCGACGCCACCGACCCGAGGCTGGTCGACTCGGTGGCCGACGGCGAGGACCAGGCCGTCGAGGCCGCCCTGCGCCCCAAGGACCTGGACGAGTTCGTCGGCCAGGAGAAGGTCCGCGAGCAGCTCGACCTGGTGCTGCGCGCGGCCCGCGCGCGCGGCGCCACCGCCGACCACGTGCTGCTCTCCGGCGCCCCCGGCCTCGGCAAGACCACGCTCTCGATGATCATCGCGGCCGAGATGGGCGCCCCCATCCGGATCACCAGCGGCCCGGCGATCCAGCACGCGGGCGACCTCGCCGCGATCCTCTCCTCCCTCCAGGAGGGTGAGGTCCTCTTCCTCGACGAGATCCACCGGATGTCGCGGCCCGCCGAGGAGATGCTCTACATGGCGATGGAGGACTTCCGGGTCGACGTGATCGTCGGCAAGGGCCCCGGCGCCACCGCCATCCCGCTGGAGCTGCCCCCCTTCACCCTGGTCGGCGCCACGACGCGCGCGGGGCTGCTGCCGCCCCCGCTGCGCGACCGCTTCGGCTTCACCGGGCACATGGAGTTCTACGAGCCCGCCGAGCTGGAGCGCGTGATCCACCGCTCGGCCCGCCTCCTCGATGTGGAGATCGACCCGGCGGGCGCGGCCGAGATCGCCGGCCGCTCGCGCGGCACGCCCCGTATCGCCAACCGGCTGCTGCGCCGCGTCAGGGACTATGCGCAGGTCAAGGCCGACGGCGTGATCACCTGCGAGATCGCGGCGGCGGCCCTGCGGGTGTACGAGGTGGACAGCCGGGGTCTTGACCGGCTGGACCGGGCGGTTTTGCAGGCCTTGCTGAAACTGTTCGGCGGCGGCCCGGTCGGCCTGTCCACGCTGGCGGTCGCGGTGGGGGAGGAGCGCGAGACCGTCGAAGAGGTGGCCGAGCCCTTCCTCGTACGGGAAGGCCTGCTCGCGCGGACCCCGCGCGGGCGCGTCGCCACCCCCGCCGCCTGGGCGCACCTCGGCCTCGTCCCGCCCCAGCAGGGCCCGGGCGGCGTCTCGGGAAGCGGACAACAGGGGCTCTTCGGGCCGTGA